The Rubricoccus marinus nucleotide sequence CGCCGAGCCCTCGTCGAAGAGGAGGCCTCTGGCGGCGCGGTCCTCGGCCTTTTTCATCGGGCCGATGGCCCAGCCCGTCACGGCCACAAAGCCCGCGAGCGTGACCGCCGCGAGGGCGTAGAAGTTGAGCGGGATGGCCTCCACGAACAGCCGCAGCGGCTCCTCCACGCCCTGCTCGCCGAGCAGGCCAAGGATGTAGGCGCCCCACGCGTTGAGCGGGAGCAGGATGCAGACCGCCGCGCTCGTGCTGTCGATGAGGTAGGCCAGCATCTCGCGCGAGCGCTTCTGGCGGTCGAAGAGTGGGCGCGCGACCGAGCCCGCCACCAGGACCGTGATGTTGCTCTCGATAAAGATCACGACGCCCGTCAGGAACGCCAGGAGCCGCGCGCCTCTGGCGCCTGCGAACACGCCGCGGCGGTCCAGCATCTCCACAAAGCCCTTAACGCCGCCCGCGGCCTCCACCGTCGCGATAAGCGCGCCGATCACGAGCGTGAACAGGATCACGCGCGCGTTCCCCGGGTCGCCGAGCACGGTCACCAGCCCTTCGATGGCGCCGCCGATCCCCGCGATGGGGTTCCACCCCGCTAGGATGGTGAAGCCCAGCACGATGCCCGCGGCGAGCGAGAGGTACACCTGCCGCGTCCAGATCGCGAGGCCGATGGCGAGGATGGGCGGGAGCAGGCTCGTCCAGGTGGGGTCTTCCATGAGGGCGCGGGGTGGGGCACGGAGTTTACCGCCGCCGCGCGTGGCCGCCGGCGCGCATCCCCGCACGCGCCTCTGGCGCCAGAGGCCGCCGCTTCACTGACTCTCGCGGACCCCGCCAGAGGCCCGGACGTAGACTGACGCTCTCTCTCCCCCGACCCTCTCGCCATGAAGTTCTTCATCGACACCGCCTCCATCGACGAAATCAAGGAAGCCCACGACATGGGCGTCCTCGACGGCGTGACCACCAACCCGTCGCTGATGCGTAAGGAGGGCGCCGAGGACTTCCAGGCGCACATCGCCAAGATCTGCGACATCGTGGACGGCGACGTCTCCGCCGAGATCGTGTCCACGACCTACGACGAGATGGTCGCCGAGGGCCGCGAGGTCGCCAAGATCGCGAGCAACGTCGTCGTCAAGGTGCCGCTCATCCTGGACGGCATCAAGACCATCAAGACGCTCTCCGACGAGGGCATCAAGACCAACTGCACGCTGTGCTTCTCGGCGCCGCAGGCGCTGATCGCCGCCAAGGCCGGCGCGACCTACATCTCGCCGTTTATTGGTCGCCTGGACGACATCTCTTCCAACGGGCTCGAACTCATCCGGCAGATCGTGGACGTGTACAGCACGTACGGCTACGATACCGAGGTGCTCGCCGCGTCCATCCGCCACCCCATGCACGTCGTGGAGTGCATGGAGCTCGGCGCCGACGTGGCGACGATGCCGCTGGACGTGATCAAGAAGCTCCTGAAGCACCCGCTGACCGACAGCGGCCTGGAGAAATTCCTCGCCGACTGGGAGGAGTACCAGAAAGCCACCGGCCAGTCCTGAGCCTCTGGCGCCAGAGGCCCGTTCGTTCCCGCGCCCCGCAGGCTTCGGCTGGCGGGGCGCGGTTGTATCCGCGCCAGAGGCCTCTGGCGTCAGCGCACGAGGAGGTTGCCGGCCCACGTGTACGCCACGATGCCGAAGACGTAGATGCCGCCCAGCGTGACGTGCATGTCACCGAGCGGGTTGGCCAGCATGTGGAACGCCGCGAACGCGCCGACCATCGCGAGGGCCGCGGTGTAGAGAACCGAGAGCCGCCGCTTGTCCTCCGGCGCCCGCGCCGTGCCCGCAATCGGGATAGCGAGGGCCATGAGCCCGAGGCCGACGGGGAAGAGGGCCTCTGGCGCCCCGGCCAGCCCCGCGATGCCGAGCCCGAGCCCGCCGATCAGGCACGTGCCCACGAGCGCCGCCACGGCTTTCTCCTCGCGGTTGAGCACCAGCCGCCCGAACGGGTCCAGCAAGAGCAGCAGCGAGAAGAACGAGTCCCCGGTCCACGTGAGGAGCACGACCGGCAGGTACACGATCCAGAGGAACGGGACGAGCCGAGCGGCGAGGTAGCCGCCGATGATGACGCCCCAGCGCTGCCCGCTGGAGAGCCGGTCCATCCACAGGAAGTACGCCAGGAGCCCGCGGTACACCGGGTTGCGCGCCTTCATCGCCTCCAGAATCCCCGAGCGCGCCCACTCGTTGCCGGGCTCCAGGCGCAGCGCCTCGCGGAAGGACAGCATCGCGCCCTTCACGTCGTTCTGGTGCAGCAGCGTCCAGCCGCGGTTGGCGTGCGAGACGGCGTTCTCGGGATCGCGCGAGAGCGCGCCTTCGATCGCGCCAGAGGCCTCGTCGCGCCGGCCGAGTCGCACGAGCGCGATGGCGCGGAGGTTCGTGGCGCTGGGGTGCTCGGGATCGAGCCGGAGCGCCTGCTCGGCGGCGTCCAGCGCCTCCTGCCTCTGGCGCCGCGCCGTGAGCGCCGCGCTGAGAGCGGCAAAGGCGTCGGCGTCGCCGGGGTCGATGCGGATGGCCTCTCGCGCCGAGGCCTCGGCGTCGGCGGCGCGGTCGAGCTGGAGCAGCGCCTGCGAGCGCGCGAGGTGCGCCGGAGTAAGCTCCGGCGCGAGCCCGATGGCGCGGTTGGCCTCTTCCAGCGCCTCCGCTTCGCGGTCGAGGTCGCAGAGCGCCAGCGCCAGAAGCGCGTGGGTCTCGGCGTCGTTGGGGTCCTCGGCGAGCGCGCGGCGGAGTTCGGTCTCGGCGAGGTCCACGCGGCCCTGCTGGAGCAGGAGAAACGCGCGCTGGCGGGCGGAGGTCATCGGCGGAAGGTGGAGGTCGTGGGCGAGGAGAGCGCCGCTAGCGCCAGAGGCAGGCGTTCCCAACGGGAAGGGGCGGAGCGGGTGACAGGCGGGCTCCGAAAACGTGCTCGGCTGGGGCCGCTCTGCCGGGCCCACGCGCGAGAGGTGCGTCGCGAGCGCGGCAGGTGGCCTCTGGCGCCAGCGGCGCGCTACAGGGTCTCGGGGGCGGCGCCCGCGCGCTCGGCCTCTGGCGCCAGAGGCGGAT carries:
- the fsa gene encoding fructose-6-phosphate aldolase: MKFFIDTASIDEIKEAHDMGVLDGVTTNPSLMRKEGAEDFQAHIAKICDIVDGDVSAEIVSTTYDEMVAEGREVAKIASNVVVKVPLILDGIKTIKTLSDEGIKTNCTLCFSAPQALIAAKAGATYISPFIGRLDDISSNGLELIRQIVDVYSTYGYDTEVLAASIRHPMHVVECMELGADVATMPLDVIKKLLKHPLTDSGLEKFLADWEEYQKATGQS
- a CDS encoding tetratricopeptide repeat protein, yielding MTSARQRAFLLLQQGRVDLAETELRRALAEDPNDAETHALLALALCDLDREAEALEEANRAIGLAPELTPAHLARSQALLQLDRAADAEASAREAIRIDPGDADAFAALSAALTARRQRQEALDAAEQALRLDPEHPSATNLRAIALVRLGRRDEASGAIEGALSRDPENAVSHANRGWTLLHQNDVKGAMLSFREALRLEPGNEWARSGILEAMKARNPVYRGLLAYFLWMDRLSSGQRWGVIIGGYLAARLVPFLWIVYLPVVLLTWTGDSFFSLLLLLDPFGRLVLNREEKAVAALVGTCLIGGLGLGIAGLAGAPEALFPVGLGLMALAIPIAGTARAPEDKRRLSVLYTAALAMVGAFAAFHMLANPLGDMHVTLGGIYVFGIVAYTWAGNLLVR